A single window of Candidatus Palauibacter scopulicola DNA harbors:
- the dapB gene encoding 4-hydroxy-tetrahydrodipicolinate reductase yields MSIRVCVGGATGWTGESVVAAVLESDEFELTGAVARRAAGETVGDARAEADGSPVRVSAGVAEALGEPADVYIDYTHPSAVYANVMCAIEAGVAAVVGTSGLTGREYGEIDEAARAAGVGVIAAGNFSITAALLKHFSGIAARHVPHWEIVDMASARKPDAPSGTAQELAEFLGTVAANEFGRPVADTLGSREARGATIGGAQVHSLRLPSYVISVESIFGLPGERLSIRHDAGSSAEPYVAGTLLAARLAPERVGLTQGLDRLLFE; encoded by the coding sequence ATGAGCATTCGGGTCTGCGTGGGAGGAGCGACGGGGTGGACGGGCGAGAGCGTCGTGGCCGCCGTCCTCGAATCGGACGAGTTCGAACTGACCGGCGCGGTGGCGCGGCGGGCGGCGGGAGAGACGGTGGGCGACGCGCGGGCAGAGGCGGACGGCTCCCCGGTGCGGGTTTCTGCCGGCGTGGCGGAAGCGCTCGGCGAGCCGGCCGATGTCTACATCGACTACACGCACCCGAGCGCCGTCTACGCGAACGTCATGTGCGCGATCGAGGCGGGCGTGGCGGCGGTCGTCGGGACATCGGGGCTCACCGGCCGGGAGTACGGCGAGATCGACGAGGCCGCGCGCGCGGCGGGCGTGGGCGTGATCGCCGCGGGCAACTTCTCGATCACGGCCGCGCTGCTGAAGCACTTTTCCGGGATCGCCGCGCGCCATGTGCCGCACTGGGAGATCGTCGACATGGCGTCGGCCCGAAAGCCCGACGCGCCCAGCGGCACCGCGCAGGAACTGGCCGAGTTCCTGGGGACGGTCGCAGCGAACGAATTCGGCCGTCCCGTCGCGGACACCCTGGGTTCGCGGGAGGCGCGCGGGGCCACGATCGGGGGCGCACAGGTCCACTCGCTGCGGCTCCCGAGCTACGTCATCTCCGTGGAGTCGATCTTCGGTCTTCCCGGAGAACGGCTCTCGATCCGGCACGACGCCGGGTCCAGCGCCGAACCCTACGTGGCCGGCACCCTGCTCGCCGCGCGGCTGGCGCCGGAACGCGTCGGCCTCACGCAGGGACTCGACCGCCTGCTGTTCGAGTAG